A genomic stretch from Desulfotignum balticum DSM 7044 includes:
- a CDS encoding HAMP domain-containing histidine kinase, translating into MKTYGKILLTTLPLVIISLWVIVETTYYFSRTALVDLGETWLDTRLSEAQVIVSSQEKMLRDYGLSEIPASITKAQMDSMAGIADIGVGKQGFICIITRKGRIVFHPDNQQINTWIDDTAWFRDLLNGALRLQMQMGGQTVLARFTYFQPWDWYLLAVDPMQEIYGVADRMRPFLYAMAMIAAAIISLALMLMTRRLTRPLNDLVQGADRIGKGDLDTRIPVQSKDEFGHLATKFNQMTIQLQETLTALTQSHQELENRVAERTRNLTLMNQALNNEVLVRKQKEQELKKANQAKSEFLTNMSHEIRTPVNSVIGFSEVLSAMVSDSQQKNYLQAVIRAGRHLLALITDLLDLSKIEAGKIAIHVTPVSLPTLFQEIHDLFKVKLSRKHLTFSIHLDDLLPRYLLLDEMRLRQVLTNLVGNAFKFTESGQIRLSAKILNRPSTDTVDLMIRVRDTGIGISKDQQALIFESFEQGHKDITRKYGGTGLGLAISRQLVELMKGRIQVDSRPGFGSCFEIVLPGVIISRTGKQTQKAFDTVSLKMDRSVPAPVLSESLIQQAMDRHPDLEHQMFATIFPLLPGTQDGVKMSDAQTIADHFITLGREFELTAFTQFGQNLSDDVQAFDVENIAPSLARIAVLFQRIQEK; encoded by the coding sequence ATGAAAACCTATGGCAAAATCCTTTTGACCACCCTTCCTCTGGTCATTATTTCGCTCTGGGTTATCGTGGAGACCACTTATTATTTTTCCCGGACCGCGCTGGTGGATTTGGGCGAAACCTGGCTGGATACCCGGCTGTCGGAAGCACAGGTCATTGTCTCATCCCAGGAAAAAATGCTCCGGGATTACGGGCTGTCGGAAATTCCGGCCAGTATCACCAAAGCGCAGATGGACTCGATGGCGGGAATTGCCGATATCGGTGTGGGAAAACAGGGATTCATCTGTATCATCACCCGAAAAGGCCGGATTGTGTTTCATCCGGACAACCAACAAATCAATACCTGGATAGACGACACGGCCTGGTTCAGGGATCTTTTGAACGGGGCCCTACGGCTGCAAATGCAAATGGGCGGGCAAACCGTGCTGGCCAGGTTCACCTATTTTCAACCCTGGGACTGGTATCTTCTGGCCGTGGACCCCATGCAGGAAATATACGGGGTGGCCGACCGCATGCGGCCTTTTCTGTATGCCATGGCCATGATTGCAGCGGCGATCATTTCTTTGGCCCTGATGCTGATGACCCGGCGGTTGACCCGTCCTCTAAACGACCTGGTCCAGGGTGCGGACCGCATCGGCAAAGGCGACCTGGATACCCGGATTCCGGTCCAGTCCAAAGATGAGTTCGGGCACCTGGCCACCAAATTCAATCAAATGACGATTCAGCTCCAGGAAACGCTCACAGCGTTGACACAGTCCCACCAGGAACTGGAAAACCGGGTGGCGGAACGGACAAGAAACCTGACCTTGATGAACCAGGCATTGAACAACGAAGTGCTGGTGAGAAAACAGAAAGAGCAGGAACTTAAAAAAGCCAACCAGGCCAAAAGTGAATTTTTAACCAATATGAGCCACGAGATACGAACGCCGGTCAATTCGGTCATCGGTTTCAGTGAAGTGCTGTCTGCCATGGTTTCGGATTCCCAGCAGAAAAATTATCTTCAGGCCGTGATCAGGGCGGGCAGACATCTGCTGGCGTTGATCACGGATCTGCTGGACCTGTCCAAAATCGAGGCGGGGAAAATCGCCATCCATGTGACCCCGGTATCCTTACCCACCTTGTTTCAAGAAATTCATGACCTGTTCAAGGTCAAACTGTCCCGGAAACATCTGACATTTTCCATTCATCTGGACGACCTTTTGCCCAGGTACCTGCTGTTAGACGAAATGCGCCTTCGCCAGGTGCTGACCAATCTGGTGGGAAATGCGTTTAAATTCACGGAAAGCGGACAGATCCGCTTGTCAGCAAAAATTCTGAACCGCCCGTCCACTGACACCGTGGACCTGATGATCCGGGTCCGGGATACGGGAATCGGCATTTCCAAAGACCAGCAGGCGTTGATTTTCGAATCTTTTGAACAAGGACATAAGGATATTACCAGAAAATACGGGGGCACGGGTCTGGGACTGGCCATCAGCCGGCAGCTGGTGGAACTGATGAAAGGCCGCATCCAGGTGGACAGCCGGCCGGGCTTTGGCAGCTGCTTTGAAATTGTTCTGCCCGGCGTGATCATCAGCCGAACCGGAAAACAGACACAAAAGGCTTTTGATACTGTTTCCCTGAAAATGGACCGATCCGTCCCTGCGCCCGTGCTGTCCGAATCCCTGATTCAGCAGGCCATGGACCGGCATCCCGACCTGGAACATCAGATGTTTGCCACCATTTTTCCTTTGCTGCCCGGAACCCAGGACGGGGTGAAAATGTCGGATGCCCAAACCATTGCCGATCATTTTATCACTTTGGGCCGTGAGTTTGAACTGACCGCCTTCACGCAGTTCGGACAGAATCTGTCCGATGATGTCCAGGCCTTTGACGTGGAAAATATCGCCCCGTCCCTGGCCCGGATTGCTGTCCTTTTCCAGCGGATTCAGGAAAAATGA
- a CDS encoding DUF2868 domain-containing protein, with translation MTLRLSDIMDLDYLLTLDDHPGSRAAGLKAAARDRDIFRQADGAKMTDNALIEAWLSYRRILYFDQAGPKGYHRLPGQVFNQMFAWTARGMALAGGLSGLALAYGFLAYHGVRPVNVALFFFVFVLVPAVFFLFFVAGLVIQPFRRSGPGPGMFFAVVSRVLFDMVPSMLKRVRMKVKTESSDPEPSRLDEGILFIRTKKREYQPLFFWPLVMLVSLFALFFSAGALGGTLFRVTFSDVAFGWQSTLAATPSAVHDLVSLVSLPWAAWMPDSLAGPTLEQVEGTRIILKQGIAALATEHLTSWWPFLCMSMVCYAVIPRLLIIGGAILGHRTALNRFDFHQPRFRRLIVRMKSPVMDIGLEENTAARHHHPEAKKTPKARGPVKDLSSEPADANPHPAPQQAGQDIVQSKPASIGTPAVVLAPGPAWDQAATDRVSDLLARQFFLDVRQVIPIDQDLDADALVLGTDVLDGADPVIFLQEVWQPPIRGILHYLVQLKQGVLQDKNLWVLLTQAPEEENLGVADRDVDAKVWQDCILKLGHPDMLVERIRP, from the coding sequence ATGACCCTTCGACTTTCCGACATCATGGATCTGGATTACCTGCTGACCCTGGATGACCATCCCGGGTCCCGGGCGGCTGGTTTAAAGGCGGCGGCCCGGGACCGGGATATTTTCCGGCAGGCAGACGGGGCAAAAATGACGGATAACGCCCTGATCGAAGCCTGGCTGTCCTATCGCAGAATATTGTATTTTGATCAGGCAGGCCCCAAAGGATATCACCGGCTGCCGGGACAGGTGTTCAACCAAATGTTTGCCTGGACGGCCCGGGGGATGGCATTGGCCGGGGGGCTGTCCGGCCTGGCGCTGGCCTATGGATTTCTGGCCTACCACGGGGTCCGGCCCGTGAATGTGGCCCTGTTTTTTTTCGTGTTTGTACTGGTACCGGCTGTTTTTTTTCTTTTTTTCGTGGCCGGTCTGGTGATCCAGCCGTTTCGGCGATCCGGCCCCGGCCCGGGGATGTTTTTTGCGGTGGTGTCCAGGGTGTTGTTTGATATGGTGCCCTCGATGCTCAAGCGGGTGCGGATGAAAGTGAAAACAGAGTCATCGGATCCGGAACCTTCCCGGCTGGACGAGGGGATTTTATTCATCCGGACAAAAAAGCGGGAATACCAGCCCCTTTTTTTCTGGCCCCTGGTGATGCTGGTGTCTTTGTTTGCTCTTTTTTTCTCTGCAGGTGCCCTGGGCGGCACCTTGTTCCGGGTGACATTCAGCGATGTGGCGTTCGGATGGCAGTCCACTTTAGCGGCCACCCCGTCTGCCGTCCATGACCTGGTGTCCCTGGTGTCACTGCCCTGGGCGGCCTGGATGCCCGATTCCCTGGCCGGTCCGACTTTGGAACAGGTGGAAGGCACCCGGATTATTCTTAAACAGGGCATTGCCGCACTGGCCACGGAACACCTGACGTCCTGGTGGCCGTTTTTATGCATGAGCATGGTATGTTACGCCGTGATTCCCCGGCTGCTGATCATCGGCGGGGCCATCCTGGGCCACAGAACGGCGCTGAACCGGTTTGACTTTCACCAGCCCCGGTTCCGGCGCCTGATTGTGCGCATGAAATCACCGGTCATGGATATCGGATTGGAAGAAAATACGGCCGCCCGGCATCATCATCCGGAGGCAAAAAAAACGCCTAAAGCCAGGGGGCCGGTCAAAGACCTCTCTTCAGAACCGGCGGATGCGAATCCGCATCCGGCCCCGCAACAGGCCGGGCAGGATATCGTCCAGTCAAAACCGGCATCCATCGGCACCCCGGCCGTGGTTCTGGCACCCGGCCCGGCCTGGGATCAGGCAGCCACAGACCGGGTGTCCGATCTGCTGGCCCGGCAGTTTTTTCTGGATGTGCGCCAGGTGATTCCCATCGACCAGGACCTGGATGCGGATGCCCTTGTGCTGGGAACGGATGTGCTTGACGGAGCAGACCCGGTTATTTTTCTCCAGGAGGTGTGGCAGCCCCCGATCCGGGGCATTCTTCATTACCTGGTTCAGCTCAAGCAGGGGGTGTTGCAGGATAAAAACCTGTGGGTGCTTCTGACCCAGGCCCCGGAGGAGGAAAATCTGGGTGTGGCGGACAGGGATGTGGATGCAAAGGTGTGGCAGGATTGCATTCTGAAGCTGGGACACCCGGACATGCTGGTGGAAAGGATCCGGCCATGA
- a CDS encoding acyltransferase gives MIHDFRPWYIKQAWYRLQHLYVRHYLVPQLTGLGDHPFIIKPWYIELFGGPIRIGSHVTLLGCSDKKTRLTVWSDQKEIPGITIGDHVLLSPGVRISAANSITIGDSCMLASHAYITDSDWHGIYDRSLTPKETHRVVLEKNVWIGDSAIVCKGVCIGENSIVGAGSVVTSNIPANVIAAGNPAKIIRHLDPDKKMITRKDRYHDTAQMTRFLEASEKAALKGNTLFGWLRSLIFPGR, from the coding sequence ATGATACACGATTTCCGGCCCTGGTACATCAAGCAGGCCTGGTACCGGCTTCAGCATCTGTATGTCCGCCATTACCTGGTGCCCCAGCTGACGGGTTTGGGTGATCATCCGTTTATCATCAAGCCCTGGTACATTGAACTGTTCGGCGGTCCCATCCGCATCGGCTCCCATGTGACCCTGCTGGGATGTTCAGACAAGAAAACAAGGCTGACCGTGTGGTCGGACCAAAAAGAGATCCCGGGCATCACCATCGGGGACCATGTGCTGCTCTCCCCGGGGGTGCGGATCAGTGCGGCCAACAGCATCACCATCGGCGATTCCTGCATGCTGGCCAGCCATGCCTATATCACGGATTCGGACTGGCACGGCATTTATGACCGGTCTTTGACACCCAAAGAAACCCACCGTGTGGTGCTGGAAAAAAATGTGTGGATCGGTGATTCCGCCATTGTGTGCAAAGGGGTTTGCATCGGTGAAAACAGTATTGTGGGTGCCGGCAGTGTCGTGACTTCGAATATTCCGGCCAATGTCATTGCTGCGGGCAATCCCGCCAAAATCATCCGCCATCTGGATCCTGACAAAAAAATGATTACCCGCAAAGACCGGTACCATGATACGGCGCAGATGACCCGGTTTCTGGAAGCTTCGGAAAAAGCCGCCCTCAAGGGCAATACCCTGTTCGGATGGCTGCGGTCTCTGATTTTTCCGGGCCGATGA
- a CDS encoding DUF2971 domain-containing protein: MAIEDSEQKKSLLLQLVETGHYPQFLYKYRTVKQIKMILENFSFWFAKPDTFNDPFDCSLSEIDKPSLEDARRHFTRIGITPENIEKSINIYRREPEKLSELIREIKEKTIFNKGVLALSETKDDILMWSHYADYHKGVVIGLDIQSDLGFFLTPLRIEYKDTYQELNYLNDPNKSTIDTLRLKSSQWQYEKEIRIYKNSSGLHQIKAAAIQEIYFGVKANDEDIKEITEICTQKDLTHIRFYKASKSHRSFSLYFNQI, encoded by the coding sequence ATGGCGATAGAAGATTCAGAACAAAAAAAATCATTGCTGCTTCAACTTGTTGAAACTGGTCATTATCCTCAATTTCTTTATAAATATAGGACAGTAAAGCAAATTAAAATGATTCTTGAGAATTTCTCATTTTGGTTTGCAAAACCAGATACATTTAATGATCCATTTGATTGTAGTCTTTCAGAAATTGATAAACCTAGTTTAGAGGACGCAAGAAGACACTTCACAAGAATTGGAATTACTCCAGAAAATATTGAAAAATCAATCAATATATATCGACGAGAACCAGAAAAACTATCTGAGCTAATTCGCGAGATTAAAGAAAAGACAATTTTTAATAAAGGTGTATTGGCTTTGTCCGAGACAAAAGATGATATATTGATGTGGTCACATTATGCCGATTATCACAAAGGTGTGGTTATAGGGTTAGATATCCAAAGTGACCTAGGGTTTTTTTTAACGCCTTTACGGATTGAATACAAAGATACTTATCAAGAGCTAAATTATCTGAATGACCCTAATAAGTCGACAATTGATACACTTAGATTAAAATCTTCACAATGGCAGTATGAGAAAGAAATCAGAATTTATAAAAATTCTTCAGGACTACATCAAATAAAAGCAGCCGCAATTCAAGAGATCTATTTTGGAGTGAAAGCGAATGATGAAGATATAAAAGAAATCACTGAAATCTGTACCCAAAAAGACCTAACCCACATTAGATTTTATAAAGCATCAAAGAGTCACAGATCATTTAGTTTATATTTTAATCAAATTTAA
- a CDS encoding transposase zinc-binding domain-containing protein, which yields MNTECCGQSSRPEYDIADIFRHSGQHFLKTFSASHEQIKVMNRIITCRTATLGGHVDVCPDCDYQKNAYNSCRNRHCPKC from the coding sequence ATGAATACTGAATGCTGCGGACAAAGCAGCAGACCCGAATATGACATCGCCGATATCTTCAGACATTCAGGACAGCATTTTTTGAAAACCTTCAGTGCCTCCCATGAACAGATAAAGGTCATGAACCGGATTATAACATGCCGGACAGCCACCTTGGGAGGCCATGTCGATGTTTGCCCTGACTGCGATTACCAAAAAAACGCATATAATTCCTGCAGAAACCGTCACTGTCCCAAATGCTAG
- a CDS encoding thiolase family protein, whose product MKDAYIVQSVRTPGCKQKRGLFNQTRPEELITFIMKQAVEKTPNLTPDDLDDVMIGCAFPEGEQGLNIGRVAVKMAGFPDKVSGATVNRFCASGLEAIALASMRVQMGWSDITMGAGLESMTYVPMGGNNPRPHPEYSRTNPEMYVSMGITAENVAERYNISRQDQDIFAAASQAKAARARDNGLFTEIIPTPAIKYVKQPDGTYKKEQFIVEHDDGIRESTPEGLGKLRTVFKANGSVTAGNSSQTTDGAAATIIASKEKCEELGLTPIARLVSYATIGCKSDEMGVGPRYAIPKVLEQAGLTIDDIDIYEINEAFASQALYCIRELDLEKYMDRINIHGGAIALGHPLGCTGAKLTATCLANLKEVNGKYGIVSMCIGGGMGAAAIFERL is encoded by the coding sequence ATGAAAGACGCATATATTGTCCAATCGGTCCGGACCCCGGGCTGCAAGCAAAAACGTGGTCTGTTCAACCAGACCCGACCCGAAGAATTGATCACCTTTATCATGAAGCAGGCCGTGGAAAAAACCCCCAACCTCACCCCGGATGATCTGGATGATGTGATGATCGGGTGTGCCTTTCCCGAAGGGGAACAGGGCCTGAACATCGGCCGGGTGGCCGTCAAGATGGCCGGATTTCCGGACAAAGTGTCCGGTGCCACCGTGAACCGGTTCTGCGCCTCGGGCCTGGAAGCCATTGCCCTGGCCTCCATGCGGGTCCAGATGGGCTGGTCCGACATCACCATGGGCGCGGGTCTGGAATCCATGACCTATGTCCCCATGGGCGGCAACAATCCCCGGCCCCATCCGGAATATTCCCGCACCAACCCGGAGATGTACGTATCCATGGGCATCACGGCGGAAAACGTGGCGGAACGGTACAACATTTCCCGGCAGGATCAGGACATTTTTGCCGCAGCATCCCAGGCCAAGGCAGCCAGGGCCCGGGACAACGGCCTGTTCACGGAAATCATTCCCACCCCTGCCATCAAATACGTGAAACAACCGGACGGAACCTACAAAAAAGAACAGTTCATTGTCGAACATGATGACGGCATCAGAGAATCCACCCCGGAAGGCCTGGGCAAGCTGCGCACCGTGTTCAAGGCCAACGGCTCGGTCACGGCAGGCAACTCCTCCCAGACCACGGACGGGGCCGCCGCCACCATCATCGCCTCCAAGGAAAAATGCGAGGAACTGGGCCTGACCCCCATTGCCCGGCTGGTGTCCTATGCCACCATCGGGTGCAAATCCGATGAAATGGGCGTGGGCCCCAGATACGCCATCCCAAAAGTCCTGGAACAGGCCGGCCTGACCATTGACGACATCGACATCTATGAAATCAATGAAGCCTTTGCCTCCCAGGCCCTGTACTGCATCCGGGAACTGGACCTGGAAAAGTACATGGACAGGATCAACATCCACGGCGGCGCCATCGCCTTAGGCCATCCCCTGGGATGCACCGGTGCCAAACTCACGGCCACCTGCCTGGCCAACCTCAAAGAGGTCAACGGCAAATACGGCATCGTGTCCATGTGCATCGGCGGCGGCATGGGCGCAGCCGCCATATTCGAGCGCCTCTGA
- a CDS encoding IS91 family transposase — protein sequence MLDNDQRKVAGQPDIRTLTRSGYAKSPCSGPEKVLKYLGRYTHRLAISNYRIKSFENGKLVFTWKDRAQNDAVKEMTLDAVEFIRRFLLHVLPKGFKKIRHFGFLSPRYKTRNIELIRKLADEECKIPARPADESVAEMMHRLTGIDIKACPKCGKGRMIRLCELLPVYAGYIVPNKKETAWDTS from the coding sequence ATGCTAGACAATGACCAAAGAAAAGTGGCTGGACAGCCGGATATCCGAACTCTTACCAGGTCCGGTTATGCCAAATCCCCATGTTCCGGCCCGGAAAAAGTCTTGAAATACCTGGGCAGATACACCCACCGGCTAGCCATCTCAAACTACCGGATTAAATCCTTTGAAAATGGCAAGTTGGTGTTTACCTGGAAAGACCGGGCACAGAATGATGCCGTCAAAGAGATGACCCTTGATGCCGTGGAATTTATCCGAAGATTCCTGCTCCATGTATTGCCAAAAGGGTTCAAGAAGATCCGGCATTTTGGATTTTTATCCCCCAGGTATAAAACCCGGAATATAGAACTGATCCGGAAGCTGGCCGATGAAGAGTGTAAAATCCCGGCCCGGCCTGCTGACGAATCCGTAGCAGAGATGATGCACAGACTCACGGGCATTGATATCAAAGCATGCCCTAAATGCGGCAAAGGCCGAATGATCCGGCTTTGCGAGCTGTTGCCGGTGTATGCAGGCTATATTGTTCCAAACAAAAAGGAGACTGCCTGGGACACCTCATAA
- a CDS encoding 3-hydroxyacyl-CoA dehydrogenase/enoyl-CoA hydratase family protein, whose product MARKIRQAAVIGSGIMGGGIAALLAGAGVKVLLLDIVPFDLKDEEKNDPAARNRIVKAGLDAALASSPSLFFNKKDAGLISIGNLEDDIDKLAACDWIVEVVVERLDIKRNLFEKVAKIRKPGSIVSTNTSGIPLQDITEGFSEEFKQHFMGTHFFNPVRYMHLLELIPGKETLPEVLDFISKFGEKNLGKGIVWAKDTPNFVGNRIGIQGISAAMRFMQEDGLTVPEVDAIFGPAMGRPKTAIFKTTDLVGLDIMMHVAKNSYDLCKDDEQRDIMQLPDFVEKMADKNLLGNKTKAGFYKTDLTPEWKKIRKVLNLKTLEYEDLERPSFPCLDAAKKAGTLTEKINCVLKADDKAGKFAWKLAANSFQYAANRIPEIADTVVEIDNAMKWGYNFEMGPFEQWDAYGVADAVERMAKDGLEIPANVKAMLDAGNTCFYKLENGIRYFYDFASAGYKPVPVPESLVSIAAAKGNDKTAMENASASLVDIGDGVFCLEFHTKMNAINEQIVDFIAESLDYVDKNGVGMVIGNEAGGMPGAFSAGADLGFISKLCHDKKYAEIDAFLKKAQDGIQASRYAPFPVVAAPYGMTLGGGCETCLGADRIVAHSELYMGLVEIGVGLLPAGGGTMNLWKKHVNALPGKTVKDVDLAKIFVAAFMKIGMAAVSMSAAQAVGNGFLGQADRIVFNRDTLVGEAKKEVLRMVDDGYAPPMKQPLKVFGDAGQGMVNAELYNMRNGNFMSDHDAFLAKRIAYVMSGGDVNVGSEVSEDTILKLERDAFVDFCKEEKTVARIDHMLKTGKPLRN is encoded by the coding sequence ATGGCAAGAAAAATCAGACAGGCCGCAGTCATCGGATCCGGGATCATGGGAGGCGGTATTGCCGCACTTCTGGCCGGTGCCGGTGTAAAGGTACTGCTTTTGGACATTGTTCCATTTGATCTGAAAGACGAAGAGAAAAATGACCCCGCAGCCCGGAATCGGATCGTCAAAGCCGGTCTGGACGCGGCACTGGCATCATCCCCCTCATTGTTTTTCAACAAAAAGGATGCCGGCCTGATCTCCATCGGCAACCTGGAAGATGACATTGACAAACTGGCTGCATGCGACTGGATCGTGGAAGTGGTGGTGGAACGGCTGGACATCAAACGCAATCTGTTCGAAAAAGTGGCAAAGATCCGGAAACCCGGATCCATCGTAAGCACCAACACCTCGGGCATTCCGCTCCAGGACATCACGGAAGGATTTTCTGAAGAATTCAAGCAGCATTTCATGGGCACCCATTTTTTCAACCCCGTGCGGTACATGCATCTGCTGGAGCTGATTCCGGGCAAAGAGACCCTGCCCGAAGTCCTGGATTTCATTTCAAAATTCGGCGAGAAAAACTTAGGCAAAGGCATTGTCTGGGCCAAGGATACCCCCAACTTTGTGGGCAACCGCATCGGGATCCAGGGCATCAGCGCGGCCATGCGGTTCATGCAGGAAGACGGACTCACCGTGCCGGAGGTGGATGCCATTTTCGGCCCGGCCATGGGACGGCCCAAAACCGCCATCTTCAAGACCACAGACCTGGTGGGCCTGGACATCATGATGCATGTGGCCAAAAACTCCTATGACCTGTGCAAAGACGACGAGCAGCGGGACATCATGCAGCTGCCGGACTTTGTGGAAAAAATGGCAGACAAGAACCTGCTGGGCAACAAGACCAAGGCCGGGTTCTACAAAACCGACCTCACCCCGGAGTGGAAAAAAATCCGCAAGGTGCTGAACCTGAAAACCCTGGAATATGAAGACCTGGAACGGCCTTCCTTCCCCTGCCTGGATGCGGCCAAAAAAGCCGGCACCCTGACCGAAAAAATCAACTGCGTGCTCAAAGCCGATGACAAAGCCGGCAAATTTGCCTGGAAACTGGCAGCCAACAGCTTTCAGTATGCAGCCAACCGGATTCCGGAAATTGCCGACACGGTGGTGGAAATCGACAACGCCATGAAATGGGGCTACAACTTTGAGATGGGGCCGTTCGAACAGTGGGATGCCTATGGCGTGGCCGATGCCGTGGAACGCATGGCCAAAGACGGCCTGGAAATCCCGGCCAATGTGAAAGCCATGCTGGATGCGGGAAACACCTGTTTTTACAAGCTGGAAAACGGGATCCGGTATTTTTATGACTTTGCTTCCGCCGGTTACAAACCTGTGCCCGTGCCGGAATCCCTGGTGTCCATTGCCGCAGCCAAAGGCAATGACAAGACAGCCATGGAAAATGCATCCGCATCTCTGGTGGATATCGGAGACGGGGTGTTCTGCCTGGAATTCCATACCAAAATGAATGCCATCAATGAACAGATTGTGGATTTCATTGCCGAAAGCCTGGACTATGTGGATAAAAACGGCGTGGGCATGGTCATCGGCAACGAAGCCGGCGGCATGCCGGGCGCGTTTTCCGCGGGGGCGGACTTAGGCTTTATCTCCAAACTGTGCCACGACAAAAAATACGCGGAAATCGATGCGTTTCTGAAAAAAGCCCAGGACGGGATCCAGGCTTCCAGATATGCTCCCTTCCCCGTGGTGGCGGCCCCTTACGGCATGACCCTGGGCGGCGGGTGTGAAACCTGCCTGGGCGCGGACCGCATCGTGGCCCATTCCGAGCTGTACATGGGACTGGTGGAAATCGGTGTGGGTCTTTTGCCTGCCGGCGGCGGCACCATGAACCTGTGGAAAAAGCATGTGAATGCCCTGCCCGGAAAAACAGTCAAAGACGTGGACCTGGCCAAGATCTTTGTGGCAGCATTCATGAAAATCGGCATGGCTGCCGTGTCCATGTCCGCGGCCCAGGCCGTGGGCAACGGATTTCTGGGACAGGCGGACCGCATCGTTTTCAACCGGGACACCCTGGTGGGCGAAGCCAAAAAAGAGGTCTTGAGAATGGTGGATGACGGGTATGCCCCGCCCATGAAACAACCGTTGAAAGTGTTCGGCGATGCCGGCCAGGGCATGGTGAACGCAGAACTCTACAACATGCGCAACGGCAATTTCATGAGCGATCATGATGCCTTCCTGGCCAAGCGGATTGCCTATGTCATGAGCGGCGGAGATGTCAATGTGGGATCCGAGGTCAGTGAAGACACCATCCTGAAACTGGAAAGAGACGCATTCGTGGATTTCTGTAAAGAAGAAAAAACCGTTGCCCGGATCGACCACATGCTCAAAACCGGCAAACCGCTCAGAAACTAG